The following are encoded together in the Pseudomonas xantholysinigenes genome:
- a CDS encoding alpha/beta hydrolase: MSSKPTVVLVHGFWGGAAHWGKVIVELAGRGINDIRAVELPLTSLADDAERTRKMVAQVQGPVLLVGHSYGGAVITQAGNQPNVVGLVFIAAFAPDAGESPGGLTQQHIPKAVANLAPDSDGYLWIKADKFHESFCQDLAADEALVMAVTQKAPLASTFADVVSDPAWKHKPAWYQISSDDHMIAPENQQRMAARMSPRKTLTLEASHASLASRAKEVAGLIYEALG; the protein is encoded by the coding sequence ATGAGCAGCAAGCCAACTGTCGTATTGGTACATGGTTTCTGGGGCGGGGCCGCCCATTGGGGCAAGGTGATCGTCGAATTGGCGGGCAGGGGCATCAATGATATTCGCGCGGTGGAGCTGCCCTTGACCTCCCTGGCCGACGATGCCGAGCGCACTCGCAAGATGGTGGCGCAGGTCCAGGGGCCGGTGTTGTTGGTAGGGCATTCCTATGGTGGGGCGGTGATTACCCAGGCTGGCAATCAGCCCAATGTGGTGGGCCTGGTGTTTATCGCGGCCTTTGCGCCAGATGCAGGCGAAAGCCCTGGCGGGCTTACCCAGCAGCATATCCCCAAGGCGGTGGCCAACCTCGCGCCGGACAGCGACGGTTACCTGTGGATCAAGGCTGACAAGTTCCACGAAAGTTTTTGCCAGGACCTTGCGGCCGATGAGGCGCTGGTCATGGCCGTGACGCAGAAGGCGCCGCTGGCGAGTACTTTTGCTGACGTAGTCAGCGATCCGGCCTGGAAGCACAAGCCTGCCTGGTATCAGATTTCCAGCGACGATCACATGATCGCGCCCGAGAATCAGCAGCGCATGGCGGCGCGGATGAGTCCACGCAAGACCCTTACGCTGGAGGCCAGCCATGCTTCGCTGGCATCCCGGGCGAAGGAGGTCGCTGGGTTGATCTACGAAGCCTTGGGCTGA
- a CDS encoding DUF1652 domain-containing protein — protein MNKMTFPNACQVMRWHFHPLGFEASMDAPRSMVARLFDRATGETLLAVAGIPCATVMPAADVERIIEAVEAEMDTFDLLASPLRSAV, from the coding sequence ATGAACAAGATGACGTTCCCCAACGCCTGCCAGGTGATGCGTTGGCATTTCCATCCGCTGGGCTTCGAAGCCAGCATGGATGCGCCACGCAGCATGGTCGCCCGGCTGTTCGACCGGGCCACTGGCGAAACCCTGCTGGCGGTGGCCGGCATTCCCTGCGCCACGGTCATGCCTGCGGCCGATGTCGAACGGATCATCGAGGCGGTGGAGGCCGAGATGGACACCTTCGACCTGCTCGCCAGCCCGCTGCGCAGCGCGGTCTAG
- a CDS encoding putative bifunctional diguanylate cyclase/phosphodiesterase → MLIGSYSSSLVLISLCVAILASYTALDLTGRIATAKGRAVYLWMAGGAFAMGIGIWSMHFIGMLAFSLPIELGYDAVLTALSLLIAVASSGFALWLVSQPKLPLLQLAFGALIMGTGIACMHYMGMAALRMQPGIDYDPTLFGASLAIAVGASAAALWIAFRLRQHTPYVRQIRGVAAVVMGIAIVGMHYTGMAAANFPEGSFCGALTTGLAGDGLDYLVLITTLAVLSVALLTSVLDARLEARTAELARSLTLANQELTQLALHDTLTGLPNRTLLADRIEQAIGRVAEQGGCFALMFIDLDGFKPVNDAFGHHVGDLLLKAVAARLRGHLHSQDTLARIGGDEFVLLVELDEPDDAMNVAVKQVNLMAKPFRVAEHDLQLSASLGIVLYPGNGLDQHELLRNADAAMYHAKSAGKNGYSFFDASMNSNARQQLQLLQDLRTALEHNQFRLHYQPKFDAVQRQPIGAEALLRWEHPQHGLMLPDRFIGLAEKTGLIIPIGEWVLSEACRQMRQWMDEGHDDWRIAVNLSAIQFCHAGLVDSVAAALADNSLPANRLTLEITETTAMRDADASLHVLQRLSDMGVDLSIDDFGTGYSSLMYLKRLPANELKIDRGFVRDLEQDSDDAAIVSAIVALGQALGLRIVAEGVETDRQQDFLTRLGCDSLQGYLLGQPVPAEQFMTGLQALRARQQAG, encoded by the coding sequence ATGCTGATCGGTAGTTATTCCTCCTCGCTGGTGTTGATCTCCCTGTGCGTGGCCATTCTTGCCTCTTATACCGCCCTGGATCTGACCGGACGCATTGCCACGGCCAAGGGGCGCGCGGTGTACCTGTGGATGGCTGGCGGGGCGTTCGCCATGGGTATCGGCATCTGGTCGATGCACTTCATCGGCATGCTCGCCTTCAGCTTGCCCATCGAACTGGGCTATGACGCGGTGCTCACGGCGCTGTCGCTACTGATCGCGGTGGCGTCCTCGGGCTTTGCCCTGTGGCTGGTGAGCCAGCCGAAGCTGCCGCTGCTGCAGCTGGCGTTCGGGGCGCTGATCATGGGCACCGGTATCGCCTGCATGCACTACATGGGCATGGCGGCGCTGCGCATGCAGCCGGGCATCGACTACGACCCGACCCTGTTCGGTGCCTCGCTGGCCATAGCGGTAGGGGCGTCGGCCGCCGCGCTGTGGATTGCCTTCCGCCTGCGCCAGCACACGCCATACGTGCGGCAGATTCGTGGTGTGGCGGCGGTGGTGATGGGCATCGCCATCGTCGGCATGCACTACACCGGCATGGCCGCGGCCAATTTCCCCGAAGGCAGCTTCTGTGGCGCGTTGACCACGGGCCTGGCGGGCGATGGCCTGGACTACCTGGTGCTGATCACCACCCTGGCGGTGCTGTCGGTGGCCCTGCTGACCTCGGTGCTCGATGCGCGCCTGGAGGCGCGTACCGCGGAACTGGCCCGTTCGCTGACCCTGGCCAACCAGGAACTGACCCAGCTGGCCTTGCACGACACCCTGACCGGGTTGCCCAACCGCACGCTGCTGGCCGACCGGATCGAGCAGGCTATCGGCCGGGTGGCGGAGCAGGGCGGTTGCTTTGCCTTGATGTTCATCGACCTGGACGGCTTCAAGCCAGTCAACGATGCCTTCGGCCACCATGTCGGCGACCTGTTGCTCAAGGCCGTGGCGGCGCGCCTGCGCGGCCATCTGCACAGCCAGGACACCCTGGCGCGGATCGGCGGCGACGAGTTCGTGCTGCTGGTGGAACTGGACGAGCCAGACGATGCCATGAATGTCGCGGTCAAGCAGGTCAACCTGATGGCCAAGCCGTTCCGCGTGGCCGAACACGACCTGCAGCTGTCGGCGAGCCTGGGCATCGTCCTGTACCCGGGCAATGGCCTGGACCAGCACGAGTTGCTACGCAACGCCGACGCCGCCATGTACCACGCCAAGAGCGCCGGCAAGAACGGCTACAGCTTCTTCGACGCGTCGATGAACAGCAATGCACGCCAGCAGCTGCAATTGCTCCAGGACTTGCGCACGGCCCTGGAACACAACCAGTTCCGCTTGCACTACCAGCCCAAGTTCGACGCCGTGCAGCGCCAGCCCATCGGTGCCGAGGCGTTGCTGCGCTGGGAGCATCCGCAACACGGCCTGATGCTGCCGGACCGCTTCATCGGCCTGGCCGAGAAGACCGGCTTGATCATTCCCATCGGTGAGTGGGTATTAAGCGAGGCGTGCCGGCAGATGCGTCAGTGGATGGACGAAGGGCATGACGACTGGCGTATCGCGGTCAACCTCTCGGCGATCCAGTTCTGCCATGCCGGGTTGGTCGACAGTGTTGCCGCTGCCTTGGCCGACAACAGCCTGCCGGCCAACCGGCTGACCCTGGAAATCACCGAGACCACTGCCATGCGCGATGCTGATGCCAGCCTGCACGTGCTGCAACGGCTGTCGGACATGGGTGTTGACCTGTCCATTGATGACTTCGGCACTGGTTATTCCAGCCTGATGTATCTCAAGCGCTTGCCGGCCAACGAGCTGAAGATCGATCGTGGTTTCGTTCGCGACCTGGAGCAGGACAGCGATGACGCGGCGATCGTCTCGGCCATCGTCGCCCTCGGCCAGGCGCTGGGGCTGCGCATCGTCGCCGAAGGGGTGGAGACCGATCGCCAGCAGGACTTCCTGACCCGCCTGGGGTGTGATTCGCTACAGGGCTACCTGCTCGGCCAGCCGGTGCCGGCCGAGCAGTTCATGACAGGTTTGCAGGCGCTGCGGGCGCGGCAGCAGGCGGGCTAG
- a CDS encoding substrate-binding periplasmic protein, which translates to MSERRLALPALLTLVMVWLSQAALAAGDCQHLTATGNPEYPPYLWRDPENPRQLIGANADLLKHLAKALGLVVDVVYVGPWSRAQEEVNTGRVDLLAGYFRTNARELVTDFISPPFLYTSSVAWVRKGEGFTYNDWSDLKGRRGGTLVNNSHGQAFDDYARAQLNLEAVPSASQAFQKLLLRRSDYVVFEQYPGLALARTLDKDEALDILDPPISSEGLYLALSRKSGCNVPALREKLARKMSELVAGPLPGQLVEQNLERWRRQQVESVR; encoded by the coding sequence ATGAGCGAACGCCGTCTGGCCCTGCCTGCGTTGTTGACGCTCGTCATGGTCTGGCTGTCCCAGGCTGCGCTGGCCGCGGGCGATTGCCAGCACCTCACGGCCACCGGCAATCCGGAATACCCCCCATATCTCTGGCGTGACCCAGAAAATCCCCGGCAGTTGATCGGCGCCAACGCCGACCTGCTCAAGCACCTGGCCAAGGCGCTGGGGTTGGTGGTGGATGTGGTGTATGTGGGGCCGTGGTCGCGGGCTCAGGAAGAGGTCAACACCGGGCGTGTAGACCTGTTGGCCGGGTATTTCCGCACCAACGCGCGCGAGCTGGTGACCGACTTCATCAGCCCGCCATTTCTCTACACCTCCAGCGTGGCCTGGGTGCGTAAGGGCGAAGGTTTCACCTACAACGACTGGTCCGACCTCAAGGGCCGACGTGGCGGGACCCTGGTCAACAACAGCCACGGCCAGGCCTTCGACGACTATGCCCGTGCCCAGTTGAACCTGGAGGCAGTGCCCAGCGCCTCGCAGGCGTTCCAGAAATTGCTGCTGAGGCGTAGCGACTATGTGGTCTTCGAGCAATACCCCGGCCTCGCCCTGGCCCGCACTCTGGATAAAGACGAGGCGTTGGATATCCTCGATCCGCCGATCTCAAGCGAAGGTTTGTACCTGGCGTTGTCCCGCAAATCTGGTTGCAATGTGCCGGCGCTACGGGAAAAGCTGGCGCGCAAGATGAGCGAACTGGTGGCCGGGCCGTTGCCGGGGCAACTGGTGGAGCAGAACCTGGAGCGCTGGCGACGCCAGCAAGTCGAATCCGTGCGGTAA